In one Pseudodesulfovibrio tunisiensis genomic region, the following are encoded:
- a CDS encoding sigma-54 interaction domain-containing protein, translated as MKKVDFARFDALLARPDVLSGVFDELPFGVALLDERGAVVRVNSAYETLTGVDRTRIAGLGCLHALRCDFCVKGCPVAAGLGEFDPVSVDANIINRERRKVAVRVTVAPLMDENGVRVGTVETVTSASQAAPDEPGGGSYALGGLVGKSPGIQKLFNMVPSVAQTDSSVLITGETGTGKDILAEEIHKASDRAGGPFIKVNCGALPDTLMESELFGHAKGAFTGADQNKPGRFRLAHGGTLFLTEIGDLPINLQVKLLSFLDDKVIYPLGSTKGFHADVRVIVATHRDLEQMVAQGRFRQDLLYRLNVIRFHLPPLRERGEDVFLLMDHFLKMFQARFNKRIEGFSEAALALLHTYAYPGNVRELRNVIEYAVNFCDGKRVRMRHLPAYLSHVPTRSEHEAEPLLHAHPEAMPAMQSAPAVDPGEARNWEDVERRMIMNALIKAGGKRIRAAEILGWGRSTLWRKMKQYGIR; from the coding sequence ATGAAGAAAGTGGACTTCGCGCGGTTCGATGCGCTTCTGGCGCGACCGGACGTGCTTTCCGGAGTGTTCGACGAACTTCCCTTCGGGGTGGCCCTGCTCGACGAGCGGGGCGCCGTGGTGCGCGTGAACAGCGCCTATGAAACCCTGACCGGAGTGGACCGGACCCGGATCGCGGGGCTCGGCTGTCTGCACGCCCTGCGCTGCGATTTCTGCGTCAAGGGATGTCCCGTGGCCGCCGGACTGGGCGAGTTCGATCCCGTGAGCGTGGATGCCAACATCATCAACCGCGAGCGGCGCAAGGTGGCGGTACGCGTGACCGTGGCTCCGCTCATGGACGAAAACGGCGTGCGCGTGGGCACGGTGGAGACCGTGACTTCCGCCAGTCAGGCCGCGCCGGACGAACCCGGGGGCGGCAGCTACGCCCTTGGCGGACTCGTGGGCAAGAGTCCGGGCATCCAGAAACTCTTCAACATGGTCCCCAGTGTTGCCCAGACCGATTCCTCGGTGCTCATCACCGGAGAGACCGGCACGGGCAAGGACATTCTGGCCGAGGAGATTCACAAGGCCTCGGACAGGGCCGGAGGTCCGTTCATCAAGGTCAACTGCGGGGCCCTGCCCGACACGCTCATGGAGTCCGAGCTGTTCGGCCATGCCAAGGGCGCATTCACCGGCGCTGACCAGAACAAGCCGGGGCGATTCCGTCTGGCCCACGGCGGCACCCTGTTCCTGACCGAGATCGGGGATCTGCCCATCAACCTTCAGGTCAAGCTCCTCTCCTTTCTGGATGACAAGGTCATCTATCCTCTCGGTTCCACAAAGGGCTTTCATGCGGACGTGCGCGTGATCGTGGCCACGCACCGCGATCTGGAACAGATGGTGGCGCAGGGCCGGTTTCGTCAGGACCTGCTGTACCGGCTCAACGTGATCCGGTTTCATCTGCCGCCCCTGCGCGAACGCGGGGAGGATGTGTTTCTGCTCATGGATCATTTCCTGAAGATGTTTCAGGCCCGGTTTAACAAGCGCATCGAGGGATTCTCCGAGGCCGCCCTGGCCCTGCTGCATACCTATGCCTACCCCGGCAACGTGCGCGAATTGCGGAACGTCATCGAGTATGCCGTGAACTTCTGCGACGGCAAGCGCGTTCGCATGCGCCACCTTCCCGCCTATCTTTCCCACGTTCCGACCCGGTCCGAGCACGAGGCCGAACCGCTGCTGCACGCGCATCCCGAGGCCATGCCCGCCATGCAGTCCGCTCCGGCCGTGGACCCGGGCGAGGCGCGCAACTGGGAGGACGTGGAGCGGCGCATGATCATGAACGCCCTGATCAAGGCCGGAGGCAAGCGCATTCGCGCTGCGGAAATCCTCGGCTGGGGCCGCAGCACCTTGTGGCGCAAGATGAAACAGTACGGCATCAGGTAG
- a CDS encoding response regulator — MKVLIVDADTDFGDHLARQLAKRGVEVFRARREDEVRDTACREKVHAVLLGLYGRDRALLSILRAVKAACPQSQFILINHAADVPLSIEAMKLGAFDEIAAPVDMEELLVKLHSARSAAEQGGGEADAWSQPKQEGEV, encoded by the coding sequence ATGAAAGTACTGATTGTTGATGCTGATACGGATTTCGGAGATCATCTGGCCCGGCAATTGGCAAAGCGGGGTGTCGAGGTTTTCAGGGCCCGTCGTGAAGACGAAGTCCGCGACACCGCCTGCCGGGAGAAGGTGCACGCCGTGCTGCTCGGGCTCTACGGCCGGGACCGCGCCCTTCTTTCCATTCTCCGTGCGGTCAAGGCCGCATGTCCCCAGTCCCAATTCATCCTCATCAATCACGCTGCGGACGTTCCCCTTTCCATTGAAGCCATGAAGCTCGGCGCTTTCGACGAAATCGCCGCGCCCGTGGACATGGAGGAACTGCTCGTGAAGCTTCATTCGGCCCGGTCCGCCGCAGAGCAAGGCGGCGGAGAGGCCGACGCCTGGTCCCAACCAAAGCAGGAAGGAGAGGTATGA
- a CDS encoding DUF3124 domain-containing protein: protein MRGRFGILVAAVALLAFLAVPAGAGRVLSKSKGQKVYVPVYSHVYQGIKGKPYNLSALLSLRNVDETRSLIVVSVKYYGDHGQLIKEYLDKPVTVPPLGTTEVHVAERDTEGGSGANFVVQWKAGESIPTPIIQAVMIGTASTQGISFVCDGVVVEEE, encoded by the coding sequence AATTCTGGTCGCAGCAGTGGCATTGCTGGCCTTTCTGGCCGTCCCGGCCGGGGCGGGCAGGGTGCTCAGCAAATCCAAGGGGCAGAAGGTGTATGTGCCCGTGTATTCCCACGTCTATCAGGGCATAAAGGGCAAGCCCTACAATCTTTCGGCCCTGCTTAGTCTGCGCAATGTGGATGAAACCCGAAGCCTGATCGTGGTTTCGGTCAAGTATTACGGGGACCACGGTCAGCTCATCAAGGAATATCTGGACAAGCCCGTGACCGTGCCGCCGCTGGGCACGACTGAAGTGCATGTGGCGGAACGGGATACCGAGGGCGGTTCCGGTGCGAATTTCGTGGTGCAGTGGAAGGCCGGAGAAAGCATTCCCACGCCGATAATACAGGCCGTGATGATCGGCACGGCCTCGACGCAGGGCATTTCCTTCGTGTGCGACGGGGTTGTGGTGGAGGAGGAATGA
- a CDS encoding NifB/NifX family molybdenum-iron cluster-binding protein → MEKILIPLLENDVAPRFDLATDVLVVTVVRLDSGEVAERGEKVVVLDQASPEAVCRLVITESVGAVLCAGIEEEYYDFLKWKGVTVVDDVCGSVDAVLNSYLSGELSQGEILY, encoded by the coding sequence ATGGAAAAGATACTGATTCCCCTTCTGGAAAACGATGTGGCCCCCAGATTCGATCTGGCCACGGACGTGCTCGTGGTCACGGTCGTCCGCCTCGATTCCGGCGAGGTCGCCGAACGCGGGGAAAAGGTCGTGGTTCTGGATCAGGCCTCGCCCGAGGCCGTGTGCCGTCTGGTCATCACGGAGAGCGTGGGCGCGGTTCTGTGTGCGGGCATAGAAGAGGAATACTATGATTTCCTCAAATGGAAGGGCGTGACCGTGGTGGACGACGTCTGCGGCAGCGTGGACGCCGTGCTGAATTCCTACCTCTCGGGCGAACTTTCACAAGGCGAAATTCTCTACTGA
- a CDS encoding CBS domain-containing protein, translating into MKVKELMIPVAEYVTVGQDATLSDVFRTLEEDHQAKPDKSHAHRDVLVLDAQGGFLGKLTMTDILRSLEPNYKKLMNGDAADATLTSEYVAGVFRDFGLWTDTLQSLCGQAMDVPAVEAMHRPAESEFMEEDDDLEIAVHKYIMGGHQPLLVRRDGKVTGVIRLSDIFEEVRSRMTTCKQ; encoded by the coding sequence ATGAAAGTCAAAGAGTTGATGATCCCGGTCGCCGAGTACGTCACGGTCGGCCAGGATGCGACGTTGTCCGACGTCTTCCGGACTCTTGAGGAAGACCATCAGGCCAAGCCCGACAAAAGCCATGCCCACAGGGACGTCCTCGTGCTGGACGCGCAGGGCGGCTTTCTCGGCAAGTTGACCATGACGGACATTCTCCGTTCCCTGGAACCCAACTACAAGAAACTGATGAACGGAGACGCCGCTGACGCCACCCTCACCAGCGAATACGTGGCCGGTGTTTTTCGGGATTTCGGTCTGTGGACCGATACGCTCCAGTCCCTGTGCGGGCAGGCCATGGACGTTCCGGCCGTGGAAGCCATGCACAGACCCGCGGAGTCGGAATTCATGGAAGAGGACGATGACCTCGAAATCGCGGTGCACAAGTACATCATGGGCGGGCACCAGCCACTGCTGGTCCGCCGGGATGGAAAGGTCACGGGCGTGATCCGCCTGAGCGACATCTTCGAGGAAGTCAGGTCCCGAATGACGACCTGCAAACAGTAA